Within Candidatus Thermoplasmatota archaeon, the genomic segment TTGATTGACGAGCCGTCTGCTTACCTGGACTCGACACAGCGAATGAACGTGGCAAAAGTGATAAACAGAGTTATGGATAAAGAGGGTGTTGCAGCCCTGGTGGTTGACCACGATGTTTATTTCATAGACATGGTCAGCCAGTCATTGATGGTCTTTACTGGAGAGGCAGAGACAAAAGGCAGAGGAATGGGGCCATTTGACCTGCGAACGGGCATGAACATATTTTTGAAAGAACTCGAAATAACATTCAGAAGAGATGAGGAAAGCAATCGTCCAAGAGTAAATAAATTGGATTCACGTCTCGACCGTGAACAGAAAGCAACCGGTGAATATTACTATGAGCCTGTGGGGTAGCCCGATAAATTCTTATTCATAAAGTATATTGCTTGTATATGAGATGCGAACTTTGCGGTAAGGAAGAGGATAGGCTGAGGAGAGTCATCATAGAAGGAACAGAAATGCTGGTGTGCAGTTCGTGCGTGGCATATGGAAAAGCCGTGCCCGTGAGCAAAGGAAAGGTATCACCGGTCGTATCTCCATCCAGAAAGGAGTATTATGGAAAAGATATATTCAAAAAAATGGATAAAGAAATTGTGCCGGATTGGGGGGCGAGAATCAGAAAGGCGAGAGAGGAGCACGGATTGAGCAGGCAGGAACTCGGGGCACTGGTGGGCGAAAGGACGACAGCGATATCAAAAATAGAAAACCAGGAACTCCGTCCTCCCGATGAAAAAGCAAAAAAACTTGAGAAGGTACTCGGTATAGTTCTCTTTCAGGATGTAAAGCAGGCAGTTTTGAAGAAAAGGAATGTAAAGAGATTCACCATCGGGGATTTGCTGAAGAAAAATGAATGATATTATAAATAAGGCTATAAAAGTGCTCAGTGAAGGTGGACTTGTCGTCTATCCAACTGACACGCTATACGCCCTCGGGGCAAGTATTTTTAAACCAGACGCAGTAAGAAAAGTCTATAAAATTAAGAAAAGGCCCCTAGAATTTTATTTGCCTGTAGCTGTCAGCAATGTGGAGGGTATAAATGATATTGCCGTTATGAACAGTACAGCAAAAAAAATTGCAGAAAAATTTATGCCTGGGGCAATAACAATTGTGCTTGAAAAGAAAAAGGTAGTAAACGAAATTGTGGCGGGTGATAAAATAGCGGTGAGAATACCTGACAATCCCATTGCTTTAGAAATTACTTCACTTGCAGGGCCGATAACCGCAACGAGTGCAAACATTCACAATGGCACGGCTCCTTCAGATATAGGAACTGCAAAAAAGCAGCTCGGTGATAATGTGGAACTATATATCGATGGGGGGAAATTGAATGGCGTTCCGTCCACTATTGTCGATGTATCAGGCGGCGACATTAAAATTATTAGGGAAGGTGCAATAAAAACGGAGAGATTTTATGAATGAAATACATGAGCAATACAGGGAGGCAGGAAAAATACTTGGGCAGGCACTTTCCGCCGGAGCGAAGATGGTAAAGGAAGAGGTAAGATACCTAGATGTGGCTGAGAAAATAGAAAAGATGATAAGAATAAAAGCAGGCATTTCATTTCCCGTGAACATATCAGTAAACGAGGTGGCTGCCCACTACACACCTTCTTTTAGTGATGGCCTTCGCTTCGGGAAAGGAGATGTTGTGAAAATTGATGCGGGCTCCCATGTTAACGGATATATAGGCGATGCAGCATTGACGGTAGAGGTGGGAAGCAGTGAAAACGAACATATTATAAAAACATCCGAGGAAGCGTTGCAGGAAGCTATAGGGCTTGTAAGGGAAGGGGTGAGCGTTTCGGAAATAGGAAATGCCATCGAGAAAAAAATAAGGTCATACGGACTTAATCCTGTAAAAAACCTGCAGGGTCATTCACTAGAAAGGTATAACCTTCATGCAGGACTGTCTATTCCAAATGTCTCAAACACTAATAGGAGAAAGTTAAAGGCAGGGGAGGTGATAGCAATAGAGCCATTTGTAACCGATGGGAATGGATATGTTGTAGACCGTGAAAACGGGAATATATACCAAATAGCACGCAAGGGAAAAGGAAAAATTATTGGGGAGATGAGAAAAAGATTCGACGGGCTGCCGTTTGCCAGCAGGTGGATGGGGGAAATAGTTGGGAAAGACAGAATTAACATGACGCTTGCATTTTTACTGAGGAGGAAATTCATATATCCATACAAAAAACTCGTTGAAGTAAAAGGCGGGGTTGTTGCCCAGACAGAGCATACATTACTTGTTAAAAAAGACGGGTGCGAGATATTGACCCTGGCGGAATAATGTGATTTTAAAAGGATAGGTATATAAATACAGTCGGGCGATAACAATATGCAATGCCGAGATGTGATAAGGTTATTATGGAACTAGTAATACTTCTTTTGGCATTTATTGCATTCTATGTATTCTCCCCGGATATTGTGTCCCTGATGAAATCTGCCGAATGTGCTATAGACATCAAACCTGCCAAAGCACTGTTCATGTTTCTTGCCTATGTATTCGGGCTTTTTGCGAATATAACGGCAAGCATAATAATGTACTTGATAGGAGGAGGAATAATAATATTGAATGGAAGGAGGGGATAAGGGCAGGGCGTTTACTATAAATACGGCATTTTGATTTAAATTTATGGAAGAAGAAGTGGGTATAGTAGAACATTACTTCACAAAGATAAGTGTGGCTGCAATAAAATTGACGAGAGGGAAATTGAAAATAGGGGACAAAATACATGTACTTGGGGCAACAACCGACTTTGAACAAATCGTAGATTCAATGGAAATAGACAGAAAAAAAATTGAGGAAGCATCTGCTGGCCTATCGGTGGGAATAAAGATA encodes:
- a CDS encoding translation elongation factor-like protein, with protein sequence MEEEVGIVEHYFTKISVAAIKLTRGKLKIGDKIHVLGATTDFEQIVDSMEIDRKKIEEASAGLSVGIKIKERVREGDKVYRVTE
- a CDS encoding multiprotein bridging factor aMBF1 — encoded protein: MRCELCGKEEDRLRRVIIEGTEMLVCSSCVAYGKAVPVSKGKVSPVVSPSRKEYYGKDIFKKMDKEIVPDWGARIRKAREEHGLSRQELGALVGERTTAISKIENQELRPPDEKAKKLEKVLGIVLFQDVKQAVLKKRNVKRFTIGDLLKKNE
- the map gene encoding type II methionyl aminopeptidase; its protein translation is MNEIHEQYREAGKILGQALSAGAKMVKEEVRYLDVAEKIEKMIRIKAGISFPVNISVNEVAAHYTPSFSDGLRFGKGDVVKIDAGSHVNGYIGDAALTVEVGSSENEHIIKTSEEALQEAIGLVREGVSVSEIGNAIEKKIRSYGLNPVKNLQGHSLERYNLHAGLSIPNVSNTNRRKLKAGEVIAIEPFVTDGNGYVVDRENGNIYQIARKGKGKIIGEMRKRFDGLPFASRWMGEIVGKDRINMTLAFLLRRKFIYPYKKLVEVKGGVVAQTEHTLLVKKDGCEILTLAE
- a CDS encoding L-threonylcarbamoyladenylate synthase, which produces MNDIINKAIKVLSEGGLVVYPTDTLYALGASIFKPDAVRKVYKIKKRPLEFYLPVAVSNVEGINDIAVMNSTAKKIAEKFMPGAITIVLEKKKVVNEIVAGDKIAVRIPDNPIALEITSLAGPITATSANIHNGTAPSDIGTAKKQLGDNVELYIDGGKLNGVPSTIVDVSGGDIKIIREGAIKTERFYE